One Gloeothece verrucosa PCC 7822 DNA window includes the following coding sequences:
- a CDS encoding B12-binding domain-containing radical SAM protein, which translates to MTIFDEERLLFTPASPHSDAIPVIFAFPNEYSVGITSLGYQIIWATLALRSDIEVSRLFTDIQESLPRNPELLGFSFSWELDYVNILNLLELLNIPIRAEKRSENHPLVFGGGPVLTANPEPFAQFFDLILLGDGENLLDNFLDAYKEVRKADRQTQLQHLAKVPGVYIPSLYEVTYCSADGEIKSIEPLLDIPFPVQKQTYRGNTLSASTLVTSKAAWENIYMVEVVRSCPEMCRFCLASYLTLPFRTASLESSLIPAIEKGLKVTDRLGLLGASVTQHPEFEALLDYLNQPQYDPIRLSIASVRTNTVTEKLASTLAKKDTRSITIAVESGSEKIRKMINKKLSNSEIIQAAVNAKAGGLKGIKFYGMVGLPGEEDTDVEETVKMLLDVKKTAPGLRLTLGCSTFVPKSHTPFQWFGVNREAKKRLKGLEKQLRSQGIEFRPESYNWSVIQALISRGDRRVSQVLELTREYGDTVGSYKRAFKELRGKLPDFDYYVHDDWKTNQVLPWSHIKGPLSQDTLLKHLWEATNQNN; encoded by the coding sequence ATGACTATTTTTGATGAAGAACGCCTTTTATTTACGCCGGCTTCTCCCCATAGTGATGCCATCCCTGTGATTTTCGCTTTTCCTAATGAATATTCCGTAGGAATTACTAGCCTAGGATATCAAATTATTTGGGCCACCTTAGCGCTACGTTCAGATATAGAAGTGAGCCGCCTTTTTACGGATATTCAGGAATCTTTACCCAGAAATCCGGAACTGTTGGGCTTTTCCTTTTCCTGGGAATTAGACTATGTGAATATTCTCAATCTCTTGGAACTTTTAAATATTCCTATCCGTGCTGAAAAACGCTCAGAAAATCATCCTCTAGTGTTTGGTGGCGGCCCAGTATTAACCGCTAACCCAGAACCGTTTGCCCAATTTTTTGACCTCATTCTGCTCGGAGATGGAGAAAATTTACTGGATAATTTTCTCGATGCTTACAAAGAAGTTAGAAAAGCGGACCGTCAAACTCAATTACAACATTTGGCTAAAGTGCCTGGGGTTTATATTCCGAGTTTATATGAGGTCACTTACTGTAGTGCAGATGGGGAAATAAAGTCTATTGAACCTTTATTAGATATTCCTTTTCCGGTTCAAAAGCAAACCTATCGGGGCAATACTTTATCGGCCTCAACGCTGGTTACTTCCAAAGCGGCTTGGGAAAATATTTATATGGTAGAAGTGGTGCGAAGTTGTCCTGAAATGTGCCGCTTCTGTTTAGCGAGTTATCTTACTTTACCCTTTCGCACAGCCAGTTTAGAAAGTTCTTTAATTCCCGCCATAGAAAAAGGATTAAAAGTTACCGATAGACTGGGGTTACTGGGAGCATCGGTGACCCAACATCCCGAGTTTGAGGCTTTATTAGACTATTTGAATCAACCTCAATATGATCCAATTCGCTTAAGTATTGCCTCTGTTAGAACCAATACTGTCACCGAAAAATTAGCGTCAACTTTAGCTAAAAAAGATACCCGTTCGATCACCATTGCGGTAGAAAGCGGCTCAGAAAAAATCCGCAAAATGATTAATAAAAAACTGAGCAACTCCGAAATTATTCAAGCCGCCGTTAATGCTAAAGCGGGAGGGTTAAAAGGCATTAAATTTTATGGGATGGTGGGTTTACCAGGAGAGGAAGACACCGATGTAGAAGAGACGGTAAAAATGCTTTTAGACGTTAAAAAAACTGCTCCTGGATTACGATTAACCCTCGGATGCAGTACATTTGTACCTAAATCTCACACACCTTTTCAATGGTTTGGAGTTAACCGAGAAGCAAAAAAACGGTTAAAGGGGTTAGAAAAACAACTGCGCTCACAAGGAATTGAATTTCGTCCTGAAAGTTATAATTGGTCAGTCATTCAGGCGTTGATATCTAGGGGGGATCGTCGTGTATCTCAGGTATTAGAATTAACTCGAGAATATGGAGATACTGTAGGGAGTTATAAAAGAGCATTTAAAGAACTCCGAGGAAAATTACCTGATTTTGATTATTATGTCCATGATGATTGGAAAACTAATCAAGTGCTACCTTGGAGTCATATCAAAGGGCCTCTGTCTCAAGACACTTTACTCAAACATTTATGGGAAGCCACAAATCAGAATAATTAA
- the speA gene encoding biosynthetic arginine decarboxylase, translated as MGGQAKAKLAQESENLKIALQENLREIAKSDQQEIATEWTIEDSEHLYRIKGWGEPYFSINTVGHVTVSPEGDRGGSLDLYELVESLRRRNIGLPLLIRFSDILADRIERLNACFAKAIARYNYPNVYRGVYPIKCNQHRHIVESLVRYGKPFQFGLEAGSKPELMIALATLEPAENPQNNQSPLLICNGYKDREYIETALLATRIGLKPIIVIEQLKEVDIAIEISRQFGIKPILGVRAKLSSKGIGRWGNSSGERAKFGLTIPEILAVVHRLQASEMLDCLQLLHYHVGSQISSITVVKDAIREAAQIYGELVNLGASMQYLDVGGGLGVDYDGSKTNFYVSKNYNMQNYANDIVAEVQEACAERNIAAPVLISESGRAITAHHSVLIFDVLGSSEVPRTPSLPGTEKEHLIVRNIRETYNLINEENYQETFHDAMQFKEEAISLFNFGYLSLKERAKVEEIYWACCGKISEIVKKQDYVPDDLEDLEKIMASIYYVNLSVFQSAADAWAIDQLFPIMPIHRLTEEPTQKGILADLTCDSDGKIDKFIDLKDVKDVLELHPLKAEQSSSNNVDSKDPYYLGMFLVGAYQEIMGNLHNLFGDTNVVHIKMNPKGHQIEYLVKGDTITEVLGYVQYNGEDLLETIRHRTEQALQDNRITLEEAQLLLQDYERSLRRYTYLVDSH; from the coding sequence ATGGGCGGACAGGCTAAAGCCAAATTAGCTCAAGAATCAGAAAACTTAAAAATTGCTCTACAAGAGAATCTAAGAGAAATTGCTAAAAGCGATCAGCAAGAAATAGCCACTGAGTGGACCATCGAAGATAGCGAGCATCTTTACCGCATTAAAGGATGGGGCGAACCCTATTTTTCCATTAATACCGTAGGCCATGTTACGGTATCCCCCGAAGGTGATCGCGGTGGTTCATTAGATTTGTATGAGTTGGTAGAATCTTTACGTCGGCGAAATATCGGACTACCTCTGCTGATTCGTTTTTCCGATATTCTCGCGGATCGCATTGAGCGGCTCAATGCCTGTTTTGCTAAGGCCATTGCTCGTTACAATTATCCGAATGTGTATCGTGGCGTTTATCCGATTAAATGTAACCAACATCGTCACATTGTCGAGTCTTTGGTACGCTACGGAAAACCTTTTCAATTCGGACTTGAAGCCGGCTCAAAACCTGAGCTAATGATCGCTTTAGCCACCCTAGAACCTGCCGAAAACCCACAGAATAATCAATCCCCTTTGCTGATCTGTAACGGCTATAAAGACCGAGAATATATCGAAACGGCTCTATTAGCAACTCGGATCGGACTTAAACCGATCATTGTCATTGAACAGTTAAAAGAAGTAGATATCGCCATAGAAATTAGTCGTCAATTTGGCATTAAACCTATTTTAGGGGTGCGGGCAAAATTAAGCAGCAAAGGCATAGGACGATGGGGTAATTCTAGCGGGGAGCGGGCTAAATTTGGTTTAACTATCCCGGAAATTCTAGCGGTAGTCCATCGTTTACAAGCATCAGAAATGCTAGATTGCTTACAATTGCTTCATTATCATGTAGGCTCTCAAATTTCCTCGATTACTGTGGTTAAAGACGCGATCCGAGAAGCGGCTCAAATTTACGGCGAGTTGGTAAATTTAGGTGCCTCGATGCAATATTTGGATGTGGGAGGCGGTTTAGGAGTAGATTATGATGGCTCAAAAACCAATTTTTACGTCTCCAAAAATTACAATATGCAGAATTATGCTAATGATATTGTCGCTGAGGTACAAGAAGCCTGTGCAGAGCGAAATATTGCCGCGCCAGTATTAATTAGTGAAAGTGGACGGGCGATCACCGCTCATCATTCGGTGTTAATTTTTGATGTTCTGGGAAGCAGTGAGGTGCCCCGCACTCCTTCGCTTCCTGGGACGGAAAAAGAACATTTAATTGTCCGCAATATTCGAGAAACTTACAATTTAATTAATGAGGAAAACTATCAAGAAACTTTTCACGATGCGATGCAATTTAAGGAAGAAGCTATTAGTTTATTTAACTTTGGCTATTTGAGCCTGAAAGAACGAGCAAAAGTTGAAGAAATTTATTGGGCTTGTTGCGGAAAAATTTCCGAAATCGTGAAAAAACAAGATTATGTGCCGGATGATTTGGAAGATTTAGAGAAAATCATGGCTTCTATTTATTATGTGAATCTTTCGGTATTCCAGTCAGCCGCCGATGCTTGGGCCATCGATCAACTCTTTCCCATTATGCCGATTCATCGCTTAACCGAAGAACCTACCCAAAAGGGAATTTTAGCCGATTTAACTTGTGATAGTGATGGCAAAATTGATAAGTTTATTGATTTGAAGGATGTCAAAGATGTGCTAGAATTGCATCCTTTAAAAGCCGAACAGTCATCGAGCAATAATGTTGACTCAAAAGATCCTTATTATCTGGGAATGTTTTTGGTAGGAGCTTATCAAGAGATTATGGGCAACTTGCACAATTTATTTGGTGACACCAATGTGGTTCATATTAAAATGAATCCGAAAGGTCATCAAATAGAATATCTAGTCAAAGGAGATACGATTACTGAAGTGTTAGGCTATGTTCAATATAATGGCGAAGATTTATTAGAAACGATTCGTCATCGGACTGAACAAGCTTTACAAGATAATCGAATTACCCTAGAGGAAGCTCAACTTTTACTGCAAGATTATGAGCGAAGTCTGAGACGCTATACTTATTTAGTAGATAGTCATTAG
- a CDS encoding DUF4330 domain-containing protein, with translation MRILDSKGRLFGKLSILDLGAALVILLVIIGIFVVPGTSGTSTIAQVATKPIEVDVIVRGLSVLDPEALLNQFQEEKKTNIIIRNQPAGQLNIKTVNALPRRIAVPQPDGTVKALEDPRRETAYSQDLIMTLAGQAQITDTGAVVGGQKVKIGTTIELEGKNYNFNTSVIQVRT, from the coding sequence ATGAGAATTTTAGATTCAAAAGGACGTTTATTCGGTAAATTAAGTATTCTTGACTTAGGTGCGGCTTTAGTCATCCTCCTCGTAATTATTGGGATTTTTGTTGTTCCTGGCACATCAGGAACTAGCACTATCGCTCAAGTCGCCACAAAACCCATTGAAGTCGATGTGATTGTCCGAGGATTAAGTGTTTTAGATCCCGAGGCTTTGCTAAATCAGTTTCAAGAAGAAAAGAAAACTAATATTATTATTCGCAATCAACCCGCCGGACAACTCAACATTAAAACCGTTAATGCCTTACCGAGAAGAATTGCTGTACCTCAACCCGATGGTACGGTTAAAGCCTTAGAAGATCCCCGAAGAGAAACCGCCTATTCTCAAGATTTGATTATGACGCTTGCCGGTCAAGCCCAAATAACTGATACTGGGGCTGTAGTCGGTGGACAAAAAGTTAAAATTGGCACCACGATTGAGCTAGAAGGAAAAAATTATAACTTTAATACCAGCGTGATTCAAGTCCGCACATAA
- a CDS encoding caspase family protein, translated as MESYQCLVIGISRYQFFPPLNHGEGDAKAIYQFFRQEVNIPERQLLLLSDTSGTFSGLSAYPNGDNLLNWLKLNNIDRLNPQNTPLWFFFLGYGLNYQGEDYLMPIDGNPQDVAHTGIRVSTILDILQQQTDRPILVILNLYLSGSPTKVGQQSINLAKHKKIGLIFSLRQSSETTLSQGIFTSALLEALRYYRREITLSKLAQYLGDRLPSISFSGEKLVLSPIVISPSLAFSSQSLFASIQREKLDITQSDFEPLKQSSTSSVPQPISAINVSIEDKSAPNFPLLPALEVTHTMTQPEPEETIPMTTYQFFLPSSVKIEPPHDGKWLWLGGVFVLLVLFLLIYGARWTLLAPDSSPELTSSFQYSTAQLESQRELLKQATTYLKENQASSFNRAIQEVGKIPLSSPVYQEAQEKMARWSEMILDIAQGRAKQGNFQDAIAAAKLVPPQQKQVYNAALKAIETWQVQVKQQQVNQALIDGAKALIQPALASSYNQGITILRQIRSSEPGYKQAQELIEQWSQKIYRLANSRAKQGDYQSAIATAKLVPAGTSAHQMAKNALAKWQAKLD; from the coding sequence ATGGAGAGTTACCAATGCCTAGTCATTGGCATTAGTCGTTATCAATTTTTCCCGCCACTAAATCACGGTGAAGGGGATGCTAAAGCGATCTATCAGTTTTTCAGACAAGAGGTAAACATTCCCGAGCGGCAACTATTGCTCCTGAGTGATACCTCTGGTACCTTTAGCGGTCTTTCCGCTTATCCCAATGGAGATAACTTATTAAACTGGTTAAAACTGAACAATATAGACAGATTAAACCCCCAAAATACCCCATTATGGTTTTTTTTCCTGGGTTATGGCTTAAATTATCAGGGAGAAGATTATCTGATGCCCATTGATGGCAACCCTCAAGATGTTGCTCATACGGGTATTCGTGTCAGCACTATCTTAGACATCTTACAGCAGCAAACAGACCGTCCTATATTAGTGATCCTCAATCTTTACCTTTCAGGTTCTCCGACAAAAGTCGGACAGCAGAGTATTAATTTAGCTAAACACAAGAAAATAGGGCTAATTTTTTCGCTACGACAGTCTTCGGAAACAACCTTAAGTCAAGGGATTTTTACCTCTGCCCTGTTAGAAGCTTTACGTTATTATCGTCGAGAGATTACCTTAAGCAAATTAGCTCAATATCTTGGAGATCGCCTACCCTCTATTAGTTTCTCTGGGGAAAAATTAGTATTAAGTCCGATCGTCATTAGTCCGAGTCTCGCTTTTAGTTCTCAATCTTTATTTGCTTCTATTCAAAGAGAAAAATTAGACATAACTCAATCGGATTTTGAGCCGTTAAAACAGTCGTCAACAAGTTCGGTTCCCCAACCTATTTCAGCGATTAATGTCTCTATTGAAGACAAGAGTGCCCCTAATTTCCCCCTACTTCCGGCTCTGGAGGTGACTCATACCATGACACAGCCTGAACCTGAAGAGACAATACCCATGACGACTTATCAATTCTTCCTGCCCTCATCTGTAAAAATTGAGCCGCCTCATGACGGAAAATGGTTGTGGTTGGGGGGAGTATTTGTGTTATTAGTTTTATTTTTGCTCATTTATGGGGCTAGATGGACCTTGCTGGCTCCTGATTCTAGTCCAGAGTTAACATCCTCGTTTCAATATTCAACCGCACAGCTTGAATCTCAACGGGAGTTGCTGAAGCAGGCTACTACTTATCTCAAGGAAAATCAAGCCTCTAGCTTTAATCGGGCAATCCAGGAAGTCGGCAAAATTCCTTTATCTTCCCCTGTTTATCAGGAAGCCCAAGAAAAAATGGCTCGTTGGAGTGAGATGATTTTAGATATTGCTCAAGGAAGGGCAAAACAAGGGAATTTTCAGGATGCCATCGCAGCCGCTAAGTTAGTTCCTCCTCAACAGAAGCAAGTTTATAACGCGGCACTCAAGGCGATCGAAACTTGGCAGGTGCAAGTCAAACAACAACAAGTTAACCAAGCCTTGATAGATGGGGCAAAAGCCTTAATTCAACCCGCGTTAGCTTCTTCTTACAATCAGGGGATTACAATTTTAAGACAAATCCGCTCCTCAGAGCCAGGTTATAAGCAAGCTCAAGAGTTAATTGAACAATGGAGTCAAAAAATTTATCGACTGGCTAATTCTCGCGCCAAACAAGGAGATTATCAAAGCGCCATCGCCACAGCTAAATTAGTGCCTGCGGGGACTTCGGCTCATCAGATGGCCAAAAATGCCCTCGCTAAATGGCAAGCTAAACTCGATTAA